One Streptomyces umbrinus genomic window, TCTTCGCCTGCTTCACCCACCCGCGCAGCCCTTCCGGACTCACGCCCAGATCCCTCGCCACCTCGGTGACCGTCTTCTCCGAGGACAACGCCAAGGCGACCGCGTCCCGCTTGAACTCGGCCGTGTACCGCTTACTCATGTTGCTCTTCTGGCTCACTACCTGTGACTGCTTCCTCCGGGACCATCCGTCCCAGTATCAAGCTGTCCGACCGGCAGGGGGAACCTCAGCTGAGCTGGTACGACTTCAACGGCACGGCTTCAATCTCCGGGCAAACCCCCGTCACCACGGGGCAAAACGGGTTTCGCTGCGACTCCGCCAGCTATCCCGCTCAGAAGCAGGGCTGTGTCTTCGACCTGACACAGGAACTCTGGTACGACTTGTCGGTCGCCAATCCTGATGTGAACGAGACGGCCCAGCACATCGTCGACGCCCAGGAGCAACCCGAGACCACGTTCCCCACGTGGTCGGGCAAAACTGTGCCGGGATCGGTCACCAGCGGCCAGCCACTGAACCGCGTCTTCCACGACACCAGATTGCGCGACAACAATCATGCACAGGCCGTGCGCACGTGCAAGGAGTTCTTCGGCGCCGACTACGCCTCACGCGGCCTGGACTGCGACGAATACCCTTTCCAGTCCACTACGCAGGGCGCAGCCGCCCAGGACAACCGGTACTCGGCACGTGCGCTGATCTCCTCTGACAATCAAGCCGCTGGACGGAGCCTGGGGCAGTTCTACGACCGGCAGCGCGTGCTCGACGCTGACCCCTTCTACGTCATCGTGATCCAGTAGCGCATTCCCCCGGTAGGGTGACCGCGCCTCAGCCATAACCGTCCCTTCGGCCAGACCAGCCATGCCAGGCCGAAGGGACGTTCGCCCGGGAAGGACCGCTCATGACTGATCGTCAACTGCTCGCTGTCGTGGAGGATGCGATGCCACGCATCGAGTACCGGCATTTCCAGCTAGTTGACGACGGGGCCCGTGTGGAAGCCCCGGACGGATGGGCGCGATCGCCCCAGATGGTGGTGGCTGCGGGGCATGGCGCCATCCTTCGAACAGGCGGGAACGACTTCTACCCGCTGGTGAGGGTTGAAGTCTGGTCGGCGCAACCGGACCCTCAAGACCCCTCGCTGTGGGAGGTCGTGGAAGAGGTTGATCTTCGGTCTGACAGTGGAAGCCTACTTCTGCGTGAATGGGACGGCGGCCTTGTTGGCGACCCGCTGCCGGTCGAGCACTCCGGCTCCTACCGACTGAAGGCTCACTGCCGGGGCCGTGCCGAGGCTGAAGCCCTCATCGGTGACGAGCTGTACTACGAGGGTGTTGAAGAGTGGTTGCTGCAGCTGTGGCCACTCGATGAAGTGGATTGTCCGGAGTGAGACGTATGCGACTGTTCATGGAACCCTCCTGGTCGAACATGCAGTGGCAGCAGATCGGTACCCGAAGGGTCAACAAAACGGAACGACATCGCTCGGGAATCACCCGGTCGCTCCCTGCGATCCCCGCTGTTGGCTCACCTCATGTTGCTTCACCGGGTTTGCCGGGCTGCGCCAGGCGGTGGCCGACCTGGCCGCCCGCCGCCCGCCGCTGCCGCCCACACCCGGGGGTGAGCGCCTCGGTACGGCTCTGGCGGCGTTCACCGCGGCCCGCCGCGTCACCCCTACCCCCCCACCGCCCCACCGCCCCCCCGCCCCCGGCCCCTCCGCCTCCGCTGCGTCGGTGGTGGGTGCCATCCCCGCCGGACCTCCGGATCTGGCCAGTGTGGAGGCCGAACTCCTTGCTGCTGCTGTGCCGTTCCTCACTGGCGACGAGCATGCTGGAGGTCCCACTGAGACGAAGGACCGCGGGACGACCATGACTCTGAACTTCGACGCAGACCAACCGGTAGTCGGGCTGAAGAGACAGCGAGCGCTGATCGAAGCCGTCCTCGACGCGGGCAGCGCGGACGAAACGCGCTGGCTGGAGTGGAAGTCCCGTCTGGACGTCTCGAAGGCCGAAGGAGCCTTCACCGTCTCGAAGGCGATCCTCGGGTTCGCCAACCGGATGCCCGACGTAGCCGCGCAGTGGGCCGGAGGTCACGCCTACCTCCTGGTCGGGGTTGAGGAAGAGGCGCTGCATGGGGTCGCCACACATGACATCGAGAAGGTCGACGCCTGGCTGGGGCGCTACATCGGCGACTTCGACCGCTACCAGTTCACCTACGTCCCTTTCGACAACGGCGAGGGAACGCGGCACGTCATGCTCGTCGATGTCTTCCCTCCACGCTGGGGTGATCCCATCCACTCCCTGCGCAAGGAGCACCAGAACTTCTACCCAGGCACGGTCTTCCACCGGTATGCCGGCAAGACCATGCCTGCCCGCGCAGCTGAGATCGACGTCCTCACAGAGCGGGCACGCCGGGCAGCCAAGCGTGTGAACGTCGGCGTCGCCCCGGTGACCGGCACCGTCGCCCTGCTGCCTCCCCTGGCGGACAGGCGCAACCACATCCTGGATTCTCTGCGCGAAGACCTGATGAAGCAGCTCGACACCGCACGCCCGAGGAAGCAGGGTGTCAATCCCCTGGAAACGTAGAGGCTTTGGTTATGCGGCCCGATTTTCCTGACTGTGCCGCTCGCGTGCTTCGATGATGAACCGTTCGAACTCTTCCGGCGGTAGCCCGTCGGCCGCGCTGTGCCTGCGTCGGGAGTTGTAGAACCCGGTGATCCAGGTGGCGATCTTCAGGCGTGTCCCTCCCCACACAGCGTCTGGGACTCGACATGAGCACAGCGATCTCCATGGCCGAGGATGCCGAAGACGACTCAGAGGCATAGGCAGACCATGTAGGCGTCAACCGCCGTCTGAGCCCAAGACGCTGAGTCGACTCAACAAGCGTGCATCACGGGTTCTGCTGAGCTGCTTCGTGACGCCTTCTGCGCGATTCCGCCATGCGTCGTCGCTGCGCGGGCTGGACGTAGAGGAGAACCGCGGCTTCGGCGACCAACTCGGCGATGTCAGCGAGTTCTTCGGCGGAGTACGCGACGCCGTGATGCACACTGTCGTTCCCGACGACTCGCGTCTCGTCTAGCGCCGTGATGACGTCGGCAGGCAGGCCTTTGGCCGCGAGCTCCTGGATCTTTCCGTGCAGGGTGTGATGCGTGGCGCCCTGGTCCTTGCACAGCTCTTCCACCGCCGACCGGTATCCCACGCCGGCGAGCCGGGCCGCGCCGGCGTTTTCTGCCCGTGAGGCTTCCTCGTACGCGCTGCGGATCCGCTCCGGTACGTCCGGGGGCAGCACGCGGGGTGGGGGAGAGGGCCACAGCACCAGCCGCGTTAGCTCTTCGATGCGGGCGTCTTTGCCCCAGCCTGTCTGCTTGCACTCGATGACTTCCAGGACCGAGCGACCGCACAGCTGACACACCCAGCATTCCTGCTGGGTCCACGAGGAGTGGGGGTGGACAGGCAAGGACCCCTCGTCGCCGAAGCCGCCAAACGCGTACTCGCGGCTCTCCGGAGCGATCATGCGCTGATCGACCATGTCCATCACGGTGCCAGTGGCGCAGTCCGGGTAGGGGCATACGGCTCTACGCTGCTGAAGGGAAACCAGCTTTTCCTGCTCAGTCATCACAACACTGTAGTGAAATGGGCATTTCAGATACACCGGCTTTGTTGTGCAAGCGGAGAGGCCGGGATACGTCAGCGGTAGTCAGCTCGAGTCGGCATGGCCGTGGCGGCGTAGGAGACGTACGAAGAAGCCGGTGAGCATCTCGGCAGCCGCGTCATCGCACAGCTCGCGGCCACCGATGCGGTAGACCTCATAGCCCTGGAGCGTGAGCTCGCGGTCCTCCGCCACCAGCGAGGCGTAGCGCGCAGGATCAGGAAGCCAGCCGACTCCGGGCTCCTGCACCGCAGCGCGGCCGGCAGGGCGGGCGTAGTGCTGGATGCCGTCGACCTCGATGACTGCGCGGGCCCGATGGTTCATCAGCAGCAGGAAGTCCATCCTCTGTCGGGCAAGGCGGCTGGCCCCGCCCAACTCGCTGATGGTGTAAGGGTCGTAGTGGAGGCAGACCTGTGGAATGAGCGCAGGCAGGTTGAAGCCGAGCTTGAGGTAGGTGTCGAACACCAGCAGTTCGGCACCGTTGTCGCCCAGGGAGCGCCGCAACCGCTCCCGCAGAGAGATCCGCGCCTGTGTCGGGTCGCCTGAGTGCTCGGGATGCTGGCGAACCCACCAGGTGACCAAGTTCTGCCAGCTCAGCCCGCGGTCTTCCAGCGGCTGGTCGTACACCAGGCAATACTGCTCGTTCTTAAGCGACGCCGTCGCCGGTCTCCGGGCAACGACGACGACTGCCGGAACTCACTCCGCCGGGGGAGCCACGCGGTGGCGATCGTTGATCGCCCGTTCGATGGTGCCGGCGATGGCGATGAAGGATTCGGCCTCCCCCGGAGCCAGGTCTCGAACAGAGGTCTCCTCCAGGACGGTCCACATTGCAGCGATCGGCTTCCTCATGGCGTGGCCCTTGTCCGTGAGCCGGACGACCATCACGCGCCGGTCGTGTGCGGCCGGCTCGCGAGTCAGCAACCCGGCTTCCTGCATCCGGCGCAGGGACTTGGAAACGGTCGAGTGGTCAAGGCCGACGCTCGTGAGGAGCTCGGACTGGGTCTGCCCGTCCCTTTCGTACAACTGCATCAGCAACAGTTCCTGCCCCGGGTGTAGATTCATTTCGCGCAGCATGGCGGCCGCGTAGCCTCGGTGGGCTCGAGCCAACTGGAACACCGCGTAGCTCAAGCGGCCCTCCCGCACCGTACTGGGAAAATCGTCTGTGGACTCGGTCATCTCTGTTCTCCTCGCACGCCGATCAGGGGAGCGGCAATTGTCTCAGCACGCTTCGCCGCCCCCGAGTCAGCGTCCAGGGACCCGCCAGGAGCGCACGCCGGAGCATTCGGAGAGGACTTCGGCCGGGGTCGCCGCGGAGGCCGTCGACTCGGCCGGCACGCGCCAGCCCAGTACGGGCGGGTCGCCGGCCTCTGACCAACCAGAGACGCGCGCGGCAGGCCGCGCGGCTCGCACGGCGGGGTGATCTGCGCGCTTCGGGCGCGTATCGGTGGACGTTCCACCCTCGTTCTGCGGTGAGAGGGGCTCCGGTGACGACTGCGGCCTCAGGGCCGGGCGGGTACCCGACGAGGCCGGTAGTCTCGGCGGGGGTTCCGTAGCCTCCCACAGGCGGAATCAGTCCAGCTGCCCCAGGGTCTCGCGGACGGCGGGGACGACTTCGGCGGAGAAGGCACGGATCTGCTCCGCGTGATCATGCTCGGGCCAGATGACGAAGCCGTTCATGCCGACCGTCGTCACCAGTTCGGCGATGGTCTCGCTCCACTGGGCAACCGGCCCCCTGAACGGGCCGTCTGCGGCGGACTGGATGGTTCCGGAGATGTTGTAGACCTTGCGGATCGCCGACGGGTCACGGCCCGCAGCGGTCGCGGCGTCGTCGATGCGCCCTACGGCCACCGGCAGGGCATCGAGTCCGAGGTAGGCGTGGGACGGCAACCAGCCGTCGGCACGGGCGCCGGTCAACGCGAGCATGCGCGGACCGTAAGAGCCGAGCCACAGACCCATGCCGGGACCAGGGGCCGGGCCGGGACGGACGCCGGCGAGCGAGTAGTGCTCGCCACGGACCCGGACGCTGCGCTGCCCACTCCACATCGCGCGGATGACATCGATCGCCTCGTCCAGGGCGTCGACGGCCTCCCGCGGTTCCCTTCGCGCCCCTCCCATGGCTTCGATCGCCTCCCAGAAGGCTCCGGCCCCCAGGCCGAGCCGCACCCGGCCCCCGGACAGTCTGTCCAGTGTCGCGGCGGACTTGGCCAGCACGGCCGGGGGCCGCAGGGGGAGTGAGGCGACCGTCGGAACCAGGGTGACGTTGCGGGTCCGGGCGGCCAGGAAACTGAGCAGCGTCCAGGTGTCGTCGAACGATTCCTGGTAGGGGTGGTCCTGGATAGTCAGAAGGTCCAGGCCGAGCTCGTCGATGAGCAGTGCGTGGTCGCCGGAACGCCCGACGGGCGAAACGAGCGGGTCAACGTTCGCGCCGAACAGAACGGGAAGGGGCATGACAGCCTCTCGATGGCCAGGAGCCTGAGGGAGCCGAGGTGCGGGCTGCACTCGCGTCCGACGCAGGCATGGATCGTCCTTCGATGGTGCAGGGGCCCGGCCGGTGCGGCCCGGGGGCATCGTGCTCAGCGGGGTGGTCCGAGGATGACCCCGCCGTACAGTGCCGAGGCTTCGGCCAGCAGGGACCTGGGAATCTCGAAGCCGTCGGGTCTCGGTGCGGCGAGGTCGCGTCCGGCGTGGCGGAACATGCCCTCGATGCCGCCGGGGGTGGTGATCATCAGGAGGTCCGCGCGGTCGGAAGTGATGCGGTAGGAGTGGGGGACGTTGCGGGGCAGGTAGACGATTCCCCCTTCACGCAGCTCGTGCTCCTCCTCCCCCGACCACACCAGGACGGTGCCCTTGATCAGCATGAAGACCTCGTCTTCCCGGGTGTGGAGGTGGAAGGGAGGCGCCTCCCCCTTGGCCACGGCGAACCGGCCCACCGTCAGCTTCCCTTCGGTGGCCTCCTGGTCAAGCAGGACGGAGAAGGTGCCCCCGTCGATCCACTCAAGTTTCTGCTGCTGTTCGGGTTGGGCGAGGTAAGCCATGGACATACGTCCTCTTCCTTTCTGCTCTGTCCTGCCGGTGCACCTGGTGCCTTCCGCAGCCGCGACAAGAACCTGGAACGGTCCCGGTCTCCCAGCGGTCAGGCCCCAAGGGTGCGGCGGACCCAGGCGCTGCGGGCGGCAAGTGCGGCGGTAGACAGGGCCGCCGCGGGAGCCGCGCCATCGAATATGTGGAAGCCGCCGGCCCATACATGCAGTTCAGCCTGCACGCCTGCGGCCCACAGGCGGGACGCGTAAGCGACGTCCTCGTCCCGGAAGACCTCTGCGGAGCCGACGTCGATGAATGCCGGCGGGAGGCCCGACAGATCCGTGGCGCGGGCGGGAGCCGCGTAGGCGCTGACCGCATCGGTGGTGCGGCGCTCGCCCAGGAGGGCGGTCCAGCCGGTGACGTTGCTCTCCCGGCTCCAGGAACCGGTACCGGAGTACTGGCTGCTGGACACGCTCCGGTCGCGGTCGTCGAGCATCGGGCTCATCAGCAGCTGCGCCATCGCGACAGGCCCCTGACGGTCACGGGCCAGCAGGGATACGCCCGCCGCCAGTCCGCCGCCAGCGGAGGTCCCGGCCAGGAGGATCCTCTCTGGATCGATGCCCAGTTCGGCGGCGCGGTCGGCGGTCCAGACGAAGCCGGCGTACGCGTCCTCCACCGGCGTCGGGTCGGGGTGCTCGGGGGCCAGGCGGTAGTCCAGGGACACCACGACGGCGTCGTGTTCCAGGGCCCAGTCCAGGATGTTGACGATTCCGGTGTACCGGTCGCCGATGATCATTCCGCCGCCATGCAGGAAGTAGATCCCAGCCTTGGTCGCGGCACCGTGGCGCGGGGTGAACACCGATGCGGTCACCTCTCCGCCCTCCACCGGGACGGTACGGACCTGGTGGTCCAGGGCCCGGGTGGCCAGGATCTCCTCGATGGGGGCTGTGAACGGTACGGCTCGCAGGGTGTCGATCATCTCAGCGGTGATCGTCGTCGGCAGCGGGCTGGCATCCAGCAGGGCCCCCAGCTCGGGGTCGTACGGCGGACGGGCCTGGGTCCGGGTGTCTGTCGAAGCACTCATGGCGCTCTCCGTGTTCGCGGTTCCGTCGACCACTTCTGTGGCCGACCACATAAATGTAGCGCAGAAAAGCGTGGCTGGCAACATAATCTCGATGCAGCCGTCCACGGAGGGCCTCTCACACGTACGCGACGCAGGTGGAAGAGGACGATCCGTACAGCCGCAGGCCCGGGGGAGCAGCCGCGTGCGCGAAGACTTCCGACAGGCTCCGCCTGCTCTCCAGCCGGAGCCGGCTTCGGCGGAGCGCACTCGGACGACACAGGACACGAGGAAAACAGCGCGTCTGCGCTCTCCGGCCACCGTCCTCCCGAGCGAGCGACCGAGTGCGCCGGCGGTCAGGTCTGACCCGCCTGCCGTCCGGACGCCAGGCCCTGCGCGCCCTGCACCGGCTCAGCTTGATCGACCACACCCCCGACACTCCCGGCTCGGGGGTGCGTGTGCACCAGAACGTCTCCTGTGGCCGGCTCCGGCCGGCTCTTTTCGTCCTATCGTCTCGGCGAGGAGAGCGCGAAGAGCCGTCGACGTGTGGTCAGTGGTCCTCGAGCGGGTTGGCCACCAGTTCGTCCCAGTCGAGACCCGTGAGTTCCTCGCCGGGCGGGACCAGGTCGTATGTCTCGAAAAGCCAGTCCTCCACCCGGTGCAGGTCCAGTTCGAACAGCACCCGCCTGCCGCAGCGCTCCAGGCGCAGGCGCAGCACTGGCCGATCTTTGCTGATCGTCGACCAGACCCGCACGTCACCGATCCCCGTCGGCGCCAGCAGGCCGTCATGGAGAAGGTCACGGCCGATCCACCAGGTGACGGGAGGCCCACCTTCCGGTTGGAAGGTGACCGAGACGACGAGGGGATCATCGCGGTCGAAACGGAACTCCACCCGGAGCGGAATCCTGTAGGAGTCCCAAACGATCTGGAAGATCCGCAGTGACAGGGGGGCTACCATGTTTGGCTGTGGAGCGCGGCGTGCAGGGCACCGGCGGCCATCGTGATGGCCGCCTCGGCGGCGTGGGTCTCGTGAAGGGCGTTGAGCATGACGAAGTCGTGGATGATGCCCTGGAAGCGGACGGCGGTGACCTGGACACCGGCCTCGCGCAGCTTGTTGGCGTATGCCTCGCCCTCGTCGCGCAGCACGTCGGCCTCGCCGGTGATGACCAGGGCCGGCGGCAGACCGGTGAGCTGCTCGGTGGTGGCGCGCAGCGGGGACGCGGTGATCTGGGCGCGCTCGGCCTCATCCGTCGTGTACTGGTCCCAGAACCACTGCATGCCGTCGCGGCGCAGGAAGTAGCCGGTGGCGAACCGGTGGTAGGAGCCGGTGTCGAAGGCGGCGTCGGTGACCGGGTAGAACAGCACCTGCTGGGTCAGTGGGACGTCGCCGCGCTCCTTGGCCATCAGGGTCAGCGCGGCGGCCATGTTGCCGCCGACGGAGTCTCCGGCCACGGCCAGGCGGGAACCGTCCAGGTTCTTGGACGCGCCCTGCTGCACGACCCACCGCGCGACCGCGTAGTTCTGCTCGATGGCGACCGGGTAACGGGCCTCGGGGGAGAGGTCGTACTCGGGAAAGACGACCGCGGCGTTCGCGCCGACGGCGAGTTCGCGCACCAGGCGGTCGTGCGTGTGGGCGTTGCCGAACACCCAGCCCGCACCGTGGATGTAGAGGATCACCGGCAGCGTGCCCTTGACGCCGACGGGCCTGACGACGCGGGCCTGGACACTGCCCGTCGGACCGCCCGGGACAGTGATCCACTCCTCGTCGATCGCGGGCTTTGCGATCTCGCCGGACTGCACCTCGTCGACCGCCTTGCGGCCCTCGGCTGGCGGCAGGTCGAAGAGGTACGGCGGATTGGCGGTCGCCTCCGCGAAGGCAGCCGCAGCAGGCTCCAGGACCGGCTGAACCGGCTTGACGGCATCGGACATGTCAATCTCCTGGGGTTGGTACACCGGCCCTTCAGGCGACATGACACGGATCATGCGCCGGGCCCCGGTGAGTGTTGATCGTCACGCTAAGACCACTGCCTGGGCGGTGATTGACGGCGAGCGCACCGCTGCTTGTTTTTCAGCGAATGGCACGTGTCGCTGATCAGCGAGCAGGGGCGGTGGTGTGCGCCGCCTGCCACTGGCTCGGGGACATGCCGTAGGCGGCCCGGAACGCCCGGGTGAAATGGGCGGGATGGGGGAATCCCCAACGCTGTGCGATCGCCGACACACTGGGAGCGGATCGCCCGCCGCGATGGAGTTCCTCGCAGCATTTCTCCAGGCGACACTGCTTGATCCAGCGGCTCACGGTCGTGGCTTCGCCTTGGAACAGTTTGTGCAGGTAGCGCACGGAGACGTGGTGGGCGCTCGCGATCGCCCCCGGTGTCAGGTCGGGGTCGGCGAGGTGCTCGTCGATGAACGTTTTGATCCGCAGGAGCAGCGCATGGGAAGCATCGGGTTCGGCACTCCCGTCCCCGTCATGGCCGAGTTGCTCGGCGAACAGACTCGCGAGGAGGTTCATGGCGTGGCCCGCGAGCCGCTCGCCCACCTCGGGTCCGCAGTCCGCCGCTTGAGTGGCGAGCCCGGAAAGGAAGCAGGAGACCAGTGCGCCCAGCCCCTGATCTCCGCGGACGGTCCTAGAGGTGATCCGTCTCAGTTCGGCGCTGCTCAGCCCCACGGCATGGCGCGGGACGACAAAGCACATGGTTCGTCCTTCGGACCGCAGCTCGTACGGACGGGCGGCCTCGAAGATCGTGAAGTCTCCCGCCTGGAGGACCGCTTCCCTTCGGTCCTGGGTGAGCGTTCCCTGCCCGCCGCACTGAAGGGCGATGGCCAGGCGTTCCTCCGCGCCACCCGCCGTCGATCTCGGCCCTCCGACCGCCTGATCCGCCGCGTTGTCCACCGTGAAGACTTCCACATAAGCGAGGTGGCCGGTGGTCGCGCCGCTGCCGGGGACACTGGTCAAGACATCCATAGTTCGTTCCTGTGCTGGATCACCGACGGCACGTGTGCCGCCCTCTACGTCGCGGTGCCTCGCTCCGGCATGTCAGGTAGCGGCCGTCCCGGGACAGGAAGACCGCTGCGTGCCTGCCACTCGCGCGGCGACATCCCGTAGGCCGCGCGGAACACCCGGCTGAAGTGGGGCAGGCGGGTGAAGCCCCAGCCCCGTGCGACCGAGCTCACCGTGGGGGTGCGGGGGCCGCGGCGGTCCAGCTCGCGGCGGCACTCCTCGAGCCTGCGCCGCAGGATCCACCGGCTCACGGTCATGCCTTCGTCTTCGAAGAGCTTGTGCAGATAGCGCGTGGAGATGCCGTGCGCCCGGGCAATCGACTCGGGCGACAGGCCGGGGTGGGCCAGGTTGCGGTTGATGAAGAACCGGATCCGCAAAAGCAGGGTGCGCTGTGCCGTCTCGGCGTCGAGCCTGTCGTGACCGAGTTGTTCCGCACACAGCGTGGCGAGCAGGTCTGTCACGTTGCGCGCGAGTTGTTCGCCGACCTCTTGGGTGTGCGATGCGGCGGTGTCGGCGAGGCGTGACAGGAACGGAGACAGGAGCCGTGCTAGTCCTTCGTCACCGCGGATGACCCTTCCGGTGAGGCCGTGCAGATCGGAATCCGGCACGAGCAGAGCGGGCCTCGGCAGAACGAGCGATACGATCTCGACCGGCTCCGTGTACATCGATGCATAGGGGCCGTACGAGGTCAGCATGATGATGTCGCCCGGTCGCACCACGCTGGTCTCCCTGCCGCCCTGTGCCAACATCTTCGGTGTTCCGCGGCGCTGCAGGCTGACGGTCACGTATGCTTCGGGATCATGCGAGAGCAGGCGGGGGGTGCGGCTGACATGAGCCGGACCGGACAGCACCCTGTTTATACGCAGAGGACCGAGCTGGTCGGTGGTGATGGACGCCGAAAACGGTCTCGGCCCTTCCAGAAAGTTCATGTTGTGGCGGAAGTGGGTCTGCATCACGGCGTCGGCGAAGAAGGCGGGCCGGTCGCGTGACGGTACCTGTTCCGTGGAAACGATGACGGTCATGGTGACTCCGTCTTTCTGTCAGTGTGCGCAAGCCCAGCTCGCAGGACGCTGTGGTGTCTGCGGTCGCTGCCACCTGTGCCGGTGCGGGCGAGCAGCGTCTCGTTGACCTCTTCGGTGTGTTTCTGGTGATGCTGTGTGGCCTGCCTAAAGCCTGATCAGGCGGGCTTCCTTGATCAGCACGGGCAGCCCGTACACGGTCGCGTGGAGGGGCAGGACACGGTTGGCCCTGGCCTTGACCGTGGGCGTATGAGGCGATATCGGCACGGTTGTTCGTGCTGGTCCGGATGTAGGGCATGGCTTGCTCCGGTTACCTCGGTGCGACCGACCGGCGCCCGCACATCGGGTGGTCGGCGCCCTGAGTATTCCGGTGCCCCAGGCCGCCAGACATCTGTCAAATGACAGCGGTCCGCGTCACAGGTGGGCGCGAATGGCTGCTCAGTGGTGGTGCGGGAGACTCCGGCCGCACGGGCGTTTTTGGTGCTCGTCACCCTCCGCCGCGTGTGCCGCTCCTCATCAAGAAGCCCCGTCCGTCCCTTGCCTACGCACCGGCCCGCGCTTACCTTGGCCGCTACTCACACGTGTCGTTACCACGTGTGAGTAGCTAGGTCAGCGACTTTTTGAGACGTCTCTCGCCGCATCCCGGTTCGCGTCTCCCAGGACGAAGGCGGTCGCATGACCACCACCCCTCCCCGCCCCGATCCCGCTCTCCCGTACATAGAGCAACGCCCCTCGCCCGAGCGCAGTGCCCGCTCCTGGGTCGTCACCACGATGGCCCTGGCGCAGCTGGGACTCTTCCTGGCCTTGCTCACCCCGGTCTTCTCCAGCCTGGCCATCAAGGTGCAGGACCTCGTCCCCAGCGACGACGAGGTCTCCGCGCTCGGCATGGTCAGCAGCCTCGGCGCACTGGCCGCACTCCTCGCCAACCCGGTCTTCGGCCGGATCAGTGACCGGACGACAGGCCGGTTCGGCCGGCGACGGCCATGGCTGGTGATCGGCGCCCTGGGACTGACCGTCGGCCTCGCCGTCATCGCAACAGCGCAGAGTCTGGCGGTCGTCGCCGTCGCCTGGTTCCTGAGCCAGATGTTCGCCAACGCCGCCCTGGCCGCGTTCACCGCGTCGGTTGCCGACCAGGTACCGGTCTTCCAGCGGGGCAAGGTCGCCGGACTGATCGGCGTCATGCAGAACCTGGCCATCCTCGGCGCCGCCTATGCGGCGAGGGTCCTCGGCACGGACGTGCTCCTGCTGTTCATGGTTCCGGCAGCGGTCGGGCTCGCCCTGGTCGTGCTGTACGTGATCGCCCTGCCCGACAAGCCGCTGCCGCAGCGTCCGCCGTCCGACGGCGGCCTTCGTACGCTGCTCAGGACGTTCTGGGTGAACCCTCGCAGGCACCCGGACTTCGCTTGGGCCTTCGTCTCCCGCTTCATGGTGATCCTGGCGATGTTCATGTTCACCACCTTCCGACTGCTGTTCCTTCAGGACCAGTTGGGCCTGTCGGACGACCGGGCGGTGTCCGTCATGGCCACCGGCGTGCTGGTCTACACCGTGGTTCTGATGGCTGCGGGCCAGCTGGCCGGATGGCTGTCCGACCGCTTGCGGCGCCGCAAGGTCTTCGTCGGGTTCTCGGCGCTCGTCTTCGGCATCGGCACCGCCATGTTGATCACGACTCACTCCGTCGCCGACTTCTACGCCGCAGAAGCAGTCCTCGGCCTCGGCTTCGGCGTCTACGCGGGCGTGGACCTCGCCCTCGTCCTCGACGTCCTGCCCGATCC contains:
- a CDS encoding helix-turn-helix domain-containing protein — protein: MDVLTSVPGSGATTGHLAYVEVFTVDNAADQAVGGPRSTAGGAEERLAIALQCGGQGTLTQDRREAVLQAGDFTIFEAARPYELRSEGRTMCFVVPRHAVGLSSAELRRITSRTVRGDQGLGALVSCFLSGLATQAADCGPEVGERLAGHAMNLLASLFAEQLGHDGDGSAEPDASHALLLRIKTFIDEHLADPDLTPGAIASAHHVSVRYLHKLFQGEATTVSRWIKQCRLEKCCEELHRGGRSAPSVSAIAQRWGFPHPAHFTRAFRAAYGMSPSQWQAAHTTAPAR
- a CDS encoding helix-turn-helix domain-containing protein codes for the protein MTVIVSTEQVPSRDRPAFFADAVMQTHFRHNMNFLEGPRPFSASITTDQLGPLRINRVLSGPAHVSRTPRLLSHDPEAYVTVSLQRRGTPKMLAQGGRETSVVRPGDIIMLTSYGPYASMYTEPVEIVSLVLPRPALLVPDSDLHGLTGRVIRGDEGLARLLSPFLSRLADTAASHTQEVGEQLARNVTDLLATLCAEQLGHDRLDAETAQRTLLLRIRFFINRNLAHPGLSPESIARAHGISTRYLHKLFEDEGMTVSRWILRRRLEECRRELDRRGPRTPTVSSVARGWGFTRLPHFSRVFRAAYGMSPREWQARSGLPVPGRPLPDMPERGTAT
- a CDS encoding MFS transporter, translated to MTTTPPRPDPALPYIEQRPSPERSARSWVVTTMALAQLGLFLALLTPVFSSLAIKVQDLVPSDDEVSALGMVSSLGALAALLANPVFGRISDRTTGRFGRRRPWLVIGALGLTVGLAVIATAQSLAVVAVAWFLSQMFANAALAAFTASVADQVPVFQRGKVAGLIGVMQNLAILGAAYAARVLGTDVLLLFMVPAAVGLALVVLYVIALPDKPLPQRPPSDGGLRTLLRTFWVNPRRHPDFAWAFVSRFMVILAMFMFTTFRLLFLQDQLGLSDDRAVSVMATGVLVYTVVLMAAGQLAGWLSDRLRRRKVFVGFSALVFGIGTAMLITTHSVADFYAAEAVLGLGFGVYAGVDLALVLDVLPDPEDSAKDLGMFNIANAAPQSIAPAVGALLVNTAGGHEYHLLLGVAAAVCAVGALAVIPIRKVS